The following proteins come from a genomic window of Natronosalvus vescus:
- a CDS encoding PH domain-containing protein — MGNDFDADWLHLSDGETVVWQSRPHPIAMGWRLPLGLGLVLLGMFFLALSATNSNQLVTATGLVLSTVGLGVLLVGYVFWTNTRYVLTSGELYQKHGVVSRDVTQFRLERIQNTSLQQGYLGRLLGYGDLTVYTAGSADPELTFRFTPRPERAAAHLNDQLEGVSRRNSPK; from the coding sequence ATGGGGAACGATTTCGACGCGGACTGGCTCCACCTGAGCGACGGCGAAACCGTCGTCTGGCAGAGCCGTCCGCATCCGATCGCAATGGGGTGGCGGTTGCCGCTCGGGCTGGGACTCGTGTTGCTGGGGATGTTCTTTCTCGCGCTGTCGGCGACGAACAGCAATCAGCTCGTGACGGCAACGGGACTTGTGTTGTCGACCGTCGGCCTCGGCGTGTTGCTCGTGGGCTACGTCTTCTGGACGAACACCCGGTACGTGCTGACGTCGGGAGAGTTGTACCAAAAACACGGCGTCGTCTCGCGAGACGTCACGCAGTTCCGCCTCGAGCGGATTCAGAACACGAGCCTCCAGCAGGGGTATCTCGGCCGTCTGCTGGGGTACGGTGACCTAACAGTGTACACCGCAGGCTCGGCTGACCCCGAACTGACCTTCCGGTTTACGCCGCGTCCCGAACGGGCTGCCGCACACCTCAACGATCAGCTCGAAGGGGTGAGTCGGCGGAACTCGCCGAAGTAA
- a CDS encoding ABC transporter substrate-binding protein, which produces MSKKTHDVHSRIDRRRILQGIAATSAAAVAGCIGGDDDGNGNGNGNGNGDSDIEDALDRNEVDLDEVVEGGRLEFAIPREDISDYDAAQSTAAEDTTVLSTVYDGLLTTNTEGETVLWMAEEYDVDVSNDVDVLDYESYMREEEVVEVSDGFPFYDLEENNMALLQHPDDLEGVEEGDTVRILTREEAGDAVADGVFGTRVEGRLHEGIEFHNGEELTAENIVRSYDRFVGSDNQGQVFDSFLHAEAPDGDDGYTFELYSQTADAQAFLQLPPIEIFPSEHFDVPAGELDPRDDEDMVPIGTGPYRIETVEEASQLVLVKNENYWLEDLGLDALPWWDGPEEFPAGPVIDEINIRFVPESAQRSAALEDGDVDIAYELQSDARNSFYDSDDYVVSGTPGTGFKFLQFPVDETDEGGAFAEPEIRRAVSVLAPRQTIVDIVEQGWGDPARVPFPLPAADLATQGEYEDLFDEDWAYPAEPDVEQAEQLIEESSLEAPVDVIIQTNADDEERIDKMQLLVDELNASELFNAEIETPAALGDWTAGDLYQEEARTENSERNAAACIGLASGFDPHGYAEAIHDPDNYNGCCNFFFPEGTFDDEFVDLLRSCRFGEDVSADEDLRRSRYDELWPEIAELSANTIIDYSLTTICSNDEVVGLNAHPATQSLLSYALHSPVDEQLIYLDRDE; this is translated from the coding sequence ATGTCCAAAAAAACGCACGACGTTCACTCACGTATCGACCGCCGACGAATTCTCCAGGGAATCGCTGCCACCAGCGCTGCTGCCGTCGCCGGTTGTATCGGCGGTGACGACGATGGCAACGGTAACGGTAACGGCAACGGTAACGGTGATTCCGACATCGAGGATGCCCTCGACCGCAACGAGGTCGATCTCGACGAAGTCGTCGAGGGAGGCCGCCTCGAGTTCGCCATCCCCCGTGAGGACATCTCCGATTACGATGCCGCACAGAGTACCGCCGCAGAGGACACGACGGTTCTCTCGACCGTCTACGATGGTCTCCTGACGACGAACACCGAAGGGGAGACGGTTCTCTGGATGGCCGAGGAGTACGATGTCGACGTTTCCAACGACGTCGACGTCCTCGACTACGAGTCGTACATGCGCGAAGAGGAAGTCGTCGAGGTGTCCGACGGGTTCCCGTTTTACGATCTCGAGGAGAACAACATGGCACTTCTCCAGCATCCCGACGACCTGGAAGGGGTCGAGGAAGGCGACACCGTTCGCATCCTGACCCGCGAAGAGGCCGGCGATGCCGTCGCTGACGGCGTCTTCGGCACCCGCGTCGAAGGTAGACTCCACGAAGGGATCGAGTTCCACAACGGCGAGGAGCTCACGGCCGAAAACATCGTCCGATCCTACGACCGATTCGTCGGCTCGGACAATCAGGGCCAGGTCTTCGACAGCTTCCTCCACGCCGAAGCACCGGACGGCGACGACGGCTACACGTTCGAACTGTACTCACAGACGGCCGACGCACAGGCGTTCTTGCAACTGCCACCGATCGAAATCTTCCCGTCCGAGCACTTCGATGTCCCCGCAGGTGAGTTGGATCCACGCGACGACGAGGACATGGTTCCAATCGGTACCGGTCCATACCGGATCGAAACGGTCGAAGAAGCCTCACAGCTCGTCCTGGTCAAAAACGAAAACTACTGGCTCGAGGATCTCGGTCTCGACGCCCTCCCGTGGTGGGACGGCCCCGAGGAGTTCCCCGCCGGCCCCGTCATCGACGAGATCAACATTCGGTTCGTTCCGGAAAGTGCCCAGCGATCTGCGGCACTCGAAGACGGTGACGTCGACATCGCCTACGAGCTGCAGTCCGACGCCCGGAACAGCTTCTACGATTCCGACGACTACGTCGTCTCGGGGACGCCGGGAACCGGGTTCAAGTTCTTGCAGTTCCCCGTCGACGAGACCGACGAGGGTGGGGCGTTCGCCGAACCGGAGATCCGACGGGCGGTCAGTGTCCTGGCCCCCCGCCAGACGATCGTCGACATCGTCGAGCAGGGGTGGGGTGACCCGGCACGTGTGCCGTTCCCGCTCCCAGCAGCGGATCTGGCGACCCAGGGAGAGTACGAGGATCTGTTCGACGAGGATTGGGCGTACCCGGCCGAACCGGACGTCGAACAGGCCGAACAACTCATCGAAGAGTCGAGTCTCGAGGCCCCGGTCGACGTCATCATCCAGACCAACGCCGACGACGAAGAGCGAATCGACAAGATGCAACTCCTCGTCGACGAGTTGAACGCCAGCGAGCTGTTCAACGCGGAAATCGAGACGCCTGCGGCCCTCGGTGACTGGACCGCAGGTGACCTCTACCAGGAAGAAGCACGAACAGAGAACAGCGAACGGAATGCAGCCGCCTGTATCGGACTCGCGAGCGGGTTCGACCCGCACGGCTACGCTGAAGCGATCCACGACCCGGACAACTACAACGGCTGCTGTAACTTCTTCTTCCCGGAAGGAACGTTCGACGACGAGTTCGTCGACCTCCTACGCAGTTGCCGCTTCGGTGAAGACGTTTCGGCCGACGAAGATCTCCGTCGCAGTCGGTACGACGAGTTGTGGCCCGAAATCGCCGAGCTGTCGGCGAATACGATCATCGACTACTCGCTGACGACGATCTGTTCGAACGACGAAGTCGTCGGACTGAACGCCCATCCAGCGACCCAGTCGCTCCTGAGCTACGCACTACACTCGCCGGTCGACGAGCAGCTCATCTACCTGGATCGCGACGAGTAA
- a CDS encoding twin-arginine translocase subunit TatC, with product MSAIDEDTVRTINAGRDTLGAMFSSAQANLQKVFIIFVIGFIGSFYALRLWIWDFLEATAKAEMATHVADKTDIITRTPFEVILLQAKIGMIVGVLIAIPALLYLSREKLRERGVQSVVPISKTYVAGFVLLSAALFWTGLFYAYVIFFPYAFDFLAGNAVSMGIKPSFGITEFTEFIALLTISFGLAAQLPLFMSTLSYTEIVPYETFREKWRHAIVAITVFGALFSPPDPFTLVMWATPMIVLYVFSLGLAKLVANIRRKGAAELDSGTNLVKRRVLQFGLVILSLSTAAALAISYGGFEYLEEEVYPTLPAWLQPGGGSLLETLPAEHGLLGAAASGLIIGLVVAFAILILYTLKVLQSPVYPRESAIRTATDPSEIDLGMLEADAIERAPPEVFLKMSEDEALEEAREAMYDDEKEKAQAILDRYDTLNAAAEEDETGDEDVAGATAAGANAAAESAGDGTDDGDGGSIFSSTAAGVLDPFTEDETTEEDIGGYAYDLAFIFNSLTSKMFRLVGLFMAVMAGTFFWLYQGGVGDTLELFLNRMPDHVLETVAIENDLDPEGMDAATFLEQTDLVIALHPVEVLIFAVKISVLAGIVAVLPLLLYYAWPAARERGLVRGDERVFVVWGGVLALGFAAGTYLGFFWIAPAVISYLVADAIANGMVVSYRIKSFFWLVIFTTVGIGFLFNIIVTMALFHVGGIINYRTMLRRWRPVVVGIFTFAAFASPRGILTMILLATPLALTYVLGLAVLYVLTAGGRLFGGGGSGGDSDPGSKPDSGTGSEAAQELTAGGKGSSTGSQFIE from the coding sequence ATGAGCGCCATCGACGAGGATACCGTCCGTACTATCAACGCTGGGCGGGACACGCTTGGAGCGATGTTCTCGAGCGCCCAAGCGAACCTCCAGAAGGTCTTTATCATCTTCGTAATCGGCTTTATCGGCTCGTTTTACGCCCTGCGCCTCTGGATCTGGGACTTCCTCGAGGCGACGGCGAAAGCCGAGATGGCGACCCACGTCGCGGACAAGACGGACATCATCACGCGGACGCCGTTCGAAGTGATCTTGCTGCAGGCGAAAATCGGGATGATCGTCGGCGTCCTCATTGCGATTCCCGCCCTGCTCTATCTCTCCCGCGAGAAGCTGCGAGAGCGCGGCGTCCAGAGCGTCGTCCCCATCTCGAAGACGTACGTCGCCGGCTTCGTCCTTCTGTCGGCGGCCCTCTTCTGGACCGGCCTGTTTTACGCCTACGTCATCTTCTTCCCCTACGCGTTCGACTTCCTGGCGGGCAACGCCGTCTCGATGGGGATCAAGCCAAGTTTCGGCATCACCGAGTTCACTGAGTTCATCGCCCTCCTGACGATCTCCTTCGGGCTGGCCGCACAGCTTCCGCTGTTCATGAGCACGCTCTCGTACACCGAAATCGTCCCCTACGAAACCTTCCGCGAGAAGTGGCGTCACGCCATCGTCGCGATCACCGTCTTCGGGGCGCTGTTCTCGCCACCAGACCCGTTCACGCTGGTCATGTGGGCGACGCCGATGATCGTCCTCTACGTGTTCAGCCTCGGGCTGGCAAAACTCGTCGCCAACATCCGCCGGAAAGGCGCGGCCGAACTCGACAGCGGCACCAACCTGGTCAAACGGCGCGTCCTCCAGTTCGGCCTCGTCATCCTCTCGCTATCGACGGCAGCGGCCCTCGCCATCAGCTACGGCGGCTTCGAGTACCTCGAGGAGGAGGTCTACCCGACATTGCCGGCCTGGCTTCAGCCCGGCGGTGGTTCCCTGCTCGAGACGCTGCCGGCCGAACACGGTCTCCTGGGGGCTGCCGCCTCGGGACTCATCATCGGTCTCGTCGTTGCCTTCGCGATCCTGATCCTGTACACGCTCAAGGTGTTACAGAGCCCCGTCTATCCCCGGGAGTCGGCTATTCGGACGGCGACTGACCCCTCCGAGATCGACCTCGGGATGCTCGAGGCCGATGCGATCGAACGCGCCCCACCGGAGGTCTTCCTCAAGATGAGCGAGGACGAGGCCCTCGAGGAGGCACGGGAGGCGATGTACGACGACGAGAAGGAGAAAGCCCAGGCGATCCTCGACCGGTACGATACGCTCAACGCAGCGGCCGAGGAAGACGAGACGGGAGACGAAGACGTCGCAGGTGCCACAGCAGCGGGGGCCAACGCGGCCGCCGAGAGCGCCGGTGACGGGACTGACGACGGTGACGGCGGCAGCATCTTCTCGAGCACCGCCGCCGGCGTGCTCGATCCGTTCACCGAAGACGAGACCACCGAAGAGGACATCGGCGGCTACGCCTACGACCTCGCGTTCATCTTCAACAGTCTCACCTCCAAGATGTTCCGCCTGGTCGGCCTGTTCATGGCGGTCATGGCCGGGACGTTCTTCTGGCTCTACCAGGGCGGGGTCGGCGACACCCTCGAGTTGTTCCTCAATCGGATGCCCGATCACGTCCTCGAGACGGTCGCCATCGAGAACGACCTCGATCCCGAGGGGATGGACGCGGCGACGTTCCTCGAGCAAACCGACCTGGTCATCGCGCTCCACCCCGTCGAAGTGCTGATCTTCGCGGTGAAAATCAGTGTGCTCGCGGGCATCGTCGCCGTACTCCCCCTGTTGCTGTACTACGCCTGGCCCGCGGCCAGAGAGCGCGGCCTGGTTCGCGGCGACGAGCGGGTGTTCGTCGTCTGGGGCGGGGTGCTCGCACTCGGATTCGCTGCGGGTACCTACCTCGGCTTCTTCTGGATTGCACCCGCGGTGATCTCCTATCTGGTCGCGGACGCAATCGCCAACGGGATGGTGGTCTCCTACCGGATCAAGAGCTTCTTCTGGCTCGTGATCTTCACGACCGTCGGTATCGGCTTCCTGTTCAACATCATCGTCACGATGGCGCTATTCCACGTGGGCGGCATCATCAACTACCGGACGATGCTCCGACGCTGGCGACCGGTCGTCGTCGGTATTTTCACCTTCGCGGCGTTCGCCAGTCCACGAGGGATCCTGACGATGATCCTGCTCGCGACGCCGCTCGCGCTCACCTACGTGCTCGGGCTGGCCGTCCTCTACGTGCTGACGGCCGGCGGCCGACTGTTCGGCGGCGGTGGCAGTGGCGGCGACTCCGACCCGGGTTCGAAGCCGGATTCGGGAACCGGATCGGAGGCCGCCCAGGAACTCACCGCCGGTGGGAAGGGGAGCTCGACGGGCTCGCAGTTCATCGAGTGA
- the tatC gene encoding twin-arginine translocase subunit TatC, translating to MGPRAVGASRGDDRAREDDSSEIDGEPKTSISDAETRDPPAPPEPPEPMAKTDGHGHHDDNRERQEPTYPSPDEDIGGISTPPDDQEMPLADHIEEMVMRLAVVLLVGSAATAIALLWSSQAIGIIWEFVFPSAVDEPPHVYHPLELWLTRIKVAALAGIIVAIPMLVYEGYLFMRPGLYPHERKYYLAAVPTSVILAGIGMLFSFAVVLPILFEYFTFYSRGSAEIAYALGETFNLIITLTGFLAIVFQIPLFIILAVMMGVTTRRWLAEKRLYFWAAFAGLSFMFTVDPTLMAPIIVAIIMIILFEGTLLLLKWTGRE from the coding sequence ATGGGACCTCGGGCCGTCGGCGCGTCTCGAGGCGATGACCGGGCTCGCGAGGACGACTCGAGTGAAATCGATGGCGAGCCGAAAACGTCCATCTCGGACGCCGAAACGCGGGATCCGCCAGCCCCACCGGAACCGCCGGAACCAATGGCGAAAACCGACGGCCACGGCCACCACGACGACAACCGCGAGCGTCAGGAGCCGACCTATCCCTCACCGGACGAGGACATCGGCGGGATTTCGACCCCGCCGGACGACCAGGAGATGCCCCTCGCCGACCACATCGAGGAGATGGTTATGCGACTGGCGGTCGTCCTCCTCGTCGGCTCGGCCGCGACAGCGATCGCTCTCCTGTGGTCCTCACAGGCGATCGGGATCATCTGGGAGTTCGTCTTCCCCTCGGCGGTCGACGAACCGCCACACGTCTATCACCCGCTCGAGCTGTGGCTGACTCGGATCAAAGTCGCCGCGTTGGCGGGGATCATCGTCGCGATTCCGATGCTGGTCTACGAGGGCTACCTGTTCATGCGTCCCGGGCTTTATCCCCACGAGCGCAAGTACTACCTCGCGGCCGTCCCCACGAGTGTCATCCTCGCAGGGATCGGGATGTTGTTCTCGTTCGCGGTCGTCCTCCCGATTCTGTTCGAGTACTTCACGTTCTACTCCCGCGGAAGCGCGGAAATCGCCTACGCCCTCGGCGAGACGTTCAACCTGATCATCACGCTCACCGGTTTCCTCGCGATCGTGTTCCAGATCCCGCTGTTCATCATCCTCGCGGTGATGATGGGCGTGACGACCCGCCGGTGGCTCGCCGAGAAGCGCCTGTACTTCTGGGCGGCCTTCGCCGGGCTCTCGTTCATGTTCACGGTCGACCCGACGCTCATGGCCCCGATTATCGTCGCGATCATCATGATCATCCTCTTCGAGGGCACGCTGTTGCTCCTGAAGTGGACCGGGCGGGAGTGA
- a CDS encoding ribbon-helix-helix domain-containing protein encodes MPKISVEIPQELLDDLDEHVGDDGKFVNRSDAIRSSIRKTLDILDEIDARHDRLEDEP; translated from the coding sequence ATGCCAAAGATCAGCGTCGAGATCCCACAGGAACTGCTCGACGACCTCGACGAGCACGTCGGCGACGACGGCAAGTTCGTCAATCGAAGCGACGCGATTCGTTCCTCGATACGCAAAACGCTCGACATCCTCGACGAGATCGATGCCAGACACGACCGACTCGAGGACGAGCCCTGA
- a CDS encoding ABC transporter permease produces the protein MSTQRGRIKISGFDPDRVTEKDDAVWSDDEDTVVMSRWRRIVNQIIVDRLALIGLAVVVLMLFAVVFSRPVSIFGTTIQPFDIAPYDPARTGVGDRYDSPSLTHPMGTDRLGRDMFSRVLVGSRYSVSIGFIVTAIAATFGVLYGGISGYFGGWVDEIMMRGLDVVFAFPGLVLALLLVAMFGGGFWQLTAAFALVGWAIYARLIRGEILKVKQNEYVLAAKALGARDRSVLFKHVIPNAIAPVIVQATLSIGTVVIGVAALGFLGLGFDPGTPEWGTILDAEADTLMSGPDSDWHWWATVFPGLMIFLFVMSMNMVGDAVNDALDAQVDNVNHGGGG, from the coding sequence ATGTCAACACAACGAGGAAGGATCAAGATATCCGGGTTCGACCCCGACCGCGTAACCGAGAAGGATGACGCCGTCTGGAGTGACGACGAAGACACCGTGGTCATGAGCCGCTGGCGGCGGATCGTCAACCAGATAATCGTCGATCGGCTCGCACTGATCGGACTTGCCGTCGTCGTACTGATGCTGTTTGCGGTGGTCTTCTCACGACCCGTTTCGATATTCGGGACGACGATACAACCGTTCGATATCGCCCCCTACGATCCTGCACGAACCGGTGTCGGTGACCGATACGACTCGCCATCACTCACCCATCCGATGGGGACTGATCGACTCGGGAGGGACATGTTCTCGCGGGTTCTCGTGGGCTCTCGCTACAGCGTCTCTATCGGGTTCATCGTGACGGCGATCGCGGCGACGTTCGGCGTCCTTTACGGTGGCATCTCGGGCTACTTTGGCGGCTGGGTCGACGAGATCATGATGCGTGGGCTCGACGTCGTGTTCGCGTTCCCGGGACTCGTTCTCGCGCTGTTGCTCGTCGCCATGTTCGGTGGCGGCTTCTGGCAACTGACCGCCGCGTTTGCCCTCGTCGGCTGGGCGATTTACGCCCGCCTCATTCGGGGCGAGATTCTGAAGGTCAAACAAAACGAGTACGTGTTGGCCGCGAAAGCCCTCGGCGCACGGGACAGAAGCGTCCTCTTCAAACACGTCATCCCGAACGCGATCGCCCCCGTAATCGTCCAGGCGACGCTCAGCATCGGTACCGTCGTCATCGGAGTCGCAGCCCTCGGGTTCCTCGGCCTCGGATTCGATCCGGGGACGCCGGAGTGGGGGACGATCCTCGACGCCGAAGCGGATACGCTGATGTCCGGCCCCGACTCCGACTGGCACTGGTGGGCAACGGTGTTCCCCGGGCTGATGATCTTCCTCTTCGTCATGTCGATGAACATGGTCGGTGA
- a CDS encoding DEAD/DEAH box helicase encodes MEVAEVLPDFADAFAFEAFNRMQREALPALLECEDNVVASAPTASGKTALAELAICNALADGGTALFIAPLRALTNEKEADWERFESLDYSVYVVTGERDLNPRQAARADILVMTPEKLDSATRKHDSPRYGFVTDIDVCVIDEVHLLDAERRGSVLEVTVSRLRRLCDPRVVALSATMPNVDDVAAWLDAPPDCTFVFGDEYRPVDLNAGVKTYTHGENTFADKYRRLYRALDLAEPHLREDGQALVFVASRQDTVRAAEKARDEIAERDVEMGARGDYDFHTETKRLENDTLRNSALDGVAFHHAGLSKNDKDLIEEWFKQGKIELLFSTSTLAWGVNLPARCVVIRDTKYHDPLEGEVDMSPLDVLQMLGRAGRPGYDDVGYGWVVCDTADADKYRRLLRDGKEIESRLSESLPTHLNAEIAMGTITDLDDVMEWLETTFYYVRGQSKPEEYDFQHLRRRVRDCLEELVDQGFVETGEDLSVEATPRGVLTSTYYLRLETAAGFAALCDHAVDDDSDPLEAGDVLQAVATATEFDSVSARQSERDAISAVLVGQETGDLDAGQRKVLAILRSAANNGNTPPDLRSDAWVIRRNALRLLAALRAFLERFATPHDANLARRLEARIENGVSDDAVGLTAIDGVGPGRASKLSKEGLATPGDVVEAGVPGLVEAGLGDSIAERVYEGAQTLPAVDVEWGSFPESIGTGENTVCEVTVRNLGEPAKAGIRVTVNGIEMTATTTYLRESERVPIGVFGADADELEYTVSVAFPEEPLVPAVDSRTVAVR; translated from the coding sequence ATGGAGGTCGCTGAGGTTCTCCCTGACTTTGCCGATGCCTTTGCCTTCGAGGCGTTCAATCGGATGCAACGCGAGGCGCTGCCGGCGTTGCTCGAGTGCGAGGACAACGTCGTCGCGAGCGCGCCCACCGCCTCGGGCAAGACGGCGCTGGCCGAACTCGCGATCTGTAACGCCCTCGCCGACGGCGGGACGGCGCTGTTTATCGCCCCGCTTCGTGCGCTAACGAACGAGAAAGAAGCCGACTGGGAACGCTTCGAGTCGCTTGATTACTCGGTGTACGTCGTCACCGGCGAACGGGACTTGAACCCGCGCCAGGCCGCCCGCGCGGACATCCTCGTGATGACGCCCGAGAAACTCGACTCGGCGACTCGAAAACACGACTCCCCGCGCTACGGGTTCGTGACGGACATCGACGTCTGCGTCATCGACGAGGTACACCTCCTCGACGCCGAACGCCGCGGCTCGGTACTCGAAGTGACGGTCTCTCGCCTGCGCCGACTCTGTGACCCGCGTGTCGTCGCGCTCTCGGCGACCATGCCGAACGTCGACGACGTGGCGGCCTGGCTCGACGCACCCCCCGACTGTACGTTTGTGTTCGGCGACGAGTATCGCCCCGTCGACCTCAACGCGGGCGTCAAAACGTACACCCACGGCGAGAACACCTTCGCCGACAAATACCGACGCCTCTACCGGGCACTCGACCTCGCCGAACCCCACCTCAGGGAGGACGGCCAGGCGCTCGTGTTCGTCGCCTCGAGACAGGACACCGTCCGGGCAGCCGAGAAGGCGCGCGACGAAATCGCCGAACGGGACGTCGAGATGGGGGCTCGCGGCGACTACGACTTTCATACCGAAACCAAACGCCTCGAGAACGATACCCTCCGAAACTCGGCATTAGACGGCGTCGCCTTCCACCATGCTGGCCTCTCGAAGAACGACAAGGATCTGATCGAGGAGTGGTTCAAGCAGGGGAAGATCGAACTCCTGTTTTCGACCTCGACGCTCGCCTGGGGGGTCAACCTCCCCGCCCGATGCGTCGTCATCCGCGATACGAAGTACCACGACCCGCTCGAGGGCGAAGTCGACATGAGTCCTCTCGACGTGCTCCAGATGTTAGGCCGGGCGGGTCGGCCGGGCTACGACGACGTCGGCTACGGTTGGGTCGTCTGCGATACGGCGGATGCCGACAAGTACCGGCGCCTGTTGCGAGACGGCAAGGAGATCGAATCCCGCCTCTCCGAGAGCCTGCCGACCCACCTCAACGCCGAGATTGCGATGGGTACCATCACCGATCTGGACGACGTGATGGAGTGGCTCGAGACGACCTTCTACTACGTTCGCGGGCAATCGAAGCCGGAGGAATACGACTTCCAGCACCTTCGTCGGCGGGTTCGCGACTGCCTCGAGGAACTGGTCGACCAGGGCTTCGTCGAAACCGGCGAGGATCTCTCCGTGGAGGCGACGCCTCGTGGGGTGCTCACCTCGACGTACTACCTCCGACTGGAGACCGCCGCTGGATTCGCCGCGCTGTGTGATCACGCCGTCGACGACGATTCGGATCCCCTCGAGGCGGGCGACGTCCTCCAGGCCGTCGCGACCGCGACCGAGTTCGACTCCGTCTCCGCCCGTCAGTCGGAACGCGACGCCATCAGCGCGGTGCTCGTTGGCCAGGAGACCGGCGACCTCGACGCCGGCCAGCGAAAGGTACTCGCCATCCTCCGAAGTGCCGCCAACAACGGCAACACGCCGCCCGACCTCCGGAGCGACGCCTGGGTGATTCGTCGGAACGCCCTCCGACTGCTCGCCGCCTTGCGCGCGTTCCTCGAGCGGTTTGCAACGCCCCACGACGCCAACCTCGCACGCCGGCTGGAGGCACGGATCGAAAACGGCGTCAGCGACGACGCCGTGGGGCTAACGGCCATCGACGGCGTCGGCCCCGGCCGTGCCAGCAAGCTCTCGAAAGAAGGGCTGGCGACGCCCGGCGACGTTGTCGAGGCGGGCGTCCCGGGCCTCGTCGAAGCGGGTCTCGGCGACAGCATCGCCGAGCGCGTGTACGAGGGTGCACAGACCCTCCCCGCCGTCGACGTCGAGTGGGGATCGTTCCCCGAATCGATCGGGACGGGCGAGAACACCGTCTGTGAGGTCACCGTCCGCAACCTCGGCGAACCGGCGAAAGCGGGCATTCGCGTGACGGTCAACGGGATCGAGATGACCGCCACGACGACGTATCTCCGCGAGTCAGAGAGGGTGCCGATCGGCGTCTTCGGTGCCGACGCGGACGAACTCGAGTACACCGTCAGCGTCGCCTTCCCCGAGGAGCCGCTGGTTCCGGCCGTCGACAGTCGGACGGTGGCCGTTCGCTGA
- a CDS encoding ABC transporter permease has protein sequence MSLRRFVLRRVLASIPVLFGVSVITFALIHLTPGDIVDLMVANNPDASAADAAALRRDLGLHLPIWEQYLVWLTDILTGDLGEVYSRGPDVQGMMLARLPETIALGLFGWVFALLIAIPGGIYAAVNKDQFGDDVSRFAALSGISIPNFWLGLMLIAIFAVELNWFPVLDPQTSLLSREMLWWLILPGITIGTAASANLMRILRTSMAEEMNKEYVTAARAKGLPERTVIMKHVLRNSLISVATVAAFLTAGIVSGSVVVEVVFGWPGLGALLIEAINLREINLLLAITLFVGVFIVIANLLADIVYALLDPRIRDEY, from the coding sequence ATGAGTTTACGACGATTCGTTCTGAGGCGGGTGCTGGCGTCGATTCCAGTGTTATTTGGCGTTTCCGTGATTACCTTCGCGTTGATCCACCTCACGCCGGGTGACATCGTCGATCTGATGGTCGCGAACAATCCGGACGCCTCGGCCGCAGACGCGGCGGCGCTCCGTCGGGACTTGGGCCTCCACCTCCCGATATGGGAACAGTACCTCGTCTGGCTGACCGACATACTGACCGGAGACCTCGGTGAGGTGTACTCCCGCGGCCCTGACGTACAGGGAATGATGCTCGCTCGACTCCCCGAGACGATCGCGCTCGGCCTGTTCGGATGGGTGTTCGCCCTGTTAATCGCCATCCCCGGCGGGATTTACGCCGCAGTCAATAAGGATCAATTCGGTGACGACGTCAGCCGATTCGCCGCACTGTCGGGTATCTCGATCCCGAACTTCTGGCTCGGGCTGATGTTGATCGCCATCTTCGCGGTGGAACTCAACTGGTTCCCCGTGCTCGACCCACAGACGAGCCTCCTCTCTCGAGAGATGCTGTGGTGGTTGATCCTCCCAGGGATCACGATCGGGACGGCCGCATCCGCCAACCTGATGCGTATCCTGCGAACCTCGATGGCCGAGGAGATGAACAAAGAGTACGTGACCGCCGCGCGGGCCAAGGGACTCCCGGAACGAACCGTCATCATGAAACACGTGTTACGAAACTCGCTGATTTCGGTCGCGACGGTCGCCGCGTTCTTGACCGCAGGCATCGTCTCGGGGTCGGTCGTCGTCGAGGTGGTGTTCGGCTGGCCCGGCCTCGGTGCCTTGCTCATCGAAGCGATCAATCTTCGAGAGATCAACCTACTGCTCGCGATTACCCTGTTCGTTGGAGTGTTCATCGTGATTGCAAACCTGCTTGCGGACATCGTGTACGCGTTGCTCGATCCGCGAATTCGAGACGAGTATTAA